In the Burkholderia glumae LMG 2196 = ATCC 33617 genome, one interval contains:
- a CDS encoding MFS transporter, producing the protein MIVGIVSIDVDLWLVRPVRPGRIAIGNPSRARETTRDPIQNKHGVETNMADGTTIAGEDGSLGAGAPALAGLSASEKFGYGLGDAGGTVITALIGNFLTFFYTDVFGLAPGIVGTIFVVLRVFDAAADPLMGALADRTRSRWGRFRPWQLWGAFPIGIVAIATFASPSLSYEWRIVYAFATYLLLSVCYTAVNVPYCAMINAMTTDHKEVMSCQTYRFALCGLTGFLVSTGVPYFVKQFGGGDAARGYRLTIAVAALAVVVMLLWCFAAVRERVPLRTEGQARLGEQFRSMRRNDQLIVMLVMSFLLITIFNTKGGAYMYFITYVLHGDTAYTSLFFGVATFSAILGTLIVNQLSKRFDAKHLYFHTNVFLGLMSIALYWVPASAQTLWLVLILVYCTVLGFTLPLHFAMMAYADDYGDWKTGIRASGMNFAFNLLFIKLAWAASAGIITCVLVAVAYKAGLENQTSASVHGITLLATAIPGVIHLLLAAVSRKFCIDTALLARIQADLRLRRAGH; encoded by the coding sequence ATGATAGTCGGAATCGTCTCCATTGATGTTGATTTGTGGCTTGTGCGTCCAGTCCGCCCAGGTAGGATTGCCATCGGCAATCCAAGCCGGGCGCGCGAGACGACGCGCGACCCCATTCAAAACAAGCATGGAGTGGAGACGAATATGGCGGACGGCACGACAATAGCGGGAGAAGACGGCAGCCTCGGAGCCGGCGCGCCGGCGCTGGCCGGGCTGTCCGCCAGCGAGAAGTTCGGCTACGGACTCGGCGATGCGGGCGGCACCGTCATCACGGCACTGATCGGTAATTTCCTGACGTTTTTCTACACCGACGTGTTTGGCCTCGCACCCGGCATCGTCGGCACGATCTTCGTCGTGCTGCGCGTTTTCGACGCCGCCGCCGATCCCTTGATGGGCGCGCTGGCCGATCGCACGCGCAGCCGATGGGGACGGTTCCGACCGTGGCAGCTCTGGGGCGCGTTTCCCATCGGCATCGTCGCGATCGCGACTTTCGCCTCGCCCTCGCTGTCTTACGAATGGCGAATCGTCTATGCATTCGCGACCTACCTGTTGCTCTCGGTTTGCTACACGGCGGTGAATGTGCCGTATTGCGCCATGATCAACGCGATGACGACCGACCACAAAGAAGTCATGTCCTGCCAGACGTATCGTTTTGCGCTGTGCGGCCTGACGGGCTTTCTGGTATCGACGGGCGTGCCTTATTTCGTGAAGCAGTTCGGTGGCGGCGACGCCGCGCGCGGCTATCGCCTGACCATCGCCGTGGCGGCTCTCGCGGTCGTGGTCATGCTGTTGTGGTGCTTTGCGGCAGTGCGCGAGCGCGTCCCGCTGCGCACGGAGGGGCAAGCCAGGCTCGGCGAGCAGTTCCGCAGCATGCGCCGCAACGACCAGCTGATCGTCATGCTCGTGATGTCGTTCCTGCTCATCACGATCTTCAATACGAAAGGCGGCGCGTACATGTACTTCATCACCTACGTGCTGCACGGCGATACCGCGTACACATCGCTGTTTTTCGGCGTGGCGACCTTTTCGGCGATCCTCGGGACACTGATCGTCAACCAGTTGAGCAAGCGCTTCGACGCCAAGCACCTCTACTTCCACACGAACGTTTTTCTCGGCCTGATGTCGATCGCGCTCTACTGGGTGCCGGCCTCCGCTCAGACGCTCTGGCTCGTGCTGATTCTGGTGTATTGCACGGTGCTTGGCTTCACGCTGCCGCTGCACTTCGCGATGATGGCCTACGCTGACGACTACGGCGACTGGAAAACCGGCATACGTGCGTCCGGCATGAATTTCGCGTTCAACCTGCTGTTCATCAAGCTCGCCTGGGCGGCGAGCGCCGGCATCATCACCTGCGTGCTGGTGGCCGTCGCTTACAAGGCGGGCCTGGAGAACCAGACAAGCGCCTCCGTACACGGCATCACGCTGCTCGCGACGGCGATCCCCGGCGTGATTCATTTGCTGCTGGCGGCCGTCTCGCGCAAATTCTGCATCGACACCGCCCTGCTCGCCCGCATTCAGGCCGATCTCAGGCTACGGCGCGCGGGCCATTGA
- a CDS encoding ribonucleotide-diphosphate reductase subunit beta produces MTSLKPARVEDKRVVNGAGDINQLAPFRYAWAWECFLSANKNHWTPLEISMSDDVHDFHHRLSPAEKHVFENVLAYLTTSDILAMRNIGLAVMEKMTAPELQIYQARQVYEEALHTWTYQHCIESLGLDQQEIYNRYRVVPQIHAKIALSNRRLNRMLEPGLDLHDRDTLHEFALAYLFFAAVFEGTWFYNGFSPVFALQRRGLMKATAQQFQYIMRDEVLHCGFGIRVIRQLLEEEHLRLDPHAVQQIWEEAEAAERAYAQYILRDPILGYSAELHCEQFRFIANRRATQLSMPAPFPGATNALPWLDEQANLRKEKNFFETRVTDYQSGGALDWR; encoded by the coding sequence ATGACATCGCTAAAACCTGCCCGTGTTGAAGACAAGCGCGTCGTCAACGGCGCCGGCGACATCAACCAGCTCGCGCCGTTCCGCTACGCCTGGGCATGGGAGTGCTTTCTCTCGGCCAACAAGAACCACTGGACGCCGCTCGAAATCTCGATGAGCGACGACGTGCACGACTTCCACCACCGCCTGAGCCCGGCGGAAAAGCATGTGTTCGAGAACGTGCTCGCCTACCTGACCACCTCCGACATCCTCGCCATGCGCAACATCGGGCTGGCCGTGATGGAGAAGATGACGGCGCCGGAGCTGCAGATCTACCAGGCCCGGCAGGTCTATGAGGAAGCGCTGCACACCTGGACCTACCAGCACTGCATCGAAAGCCTCGGCCTCGACCAGCAGGAAATCTACAACCGCTACCGCGTCGTGCCGCAGATCCACGCGAAGATCGCGCTGTCGAACCGGCGCCTGAACCGGATGCTGGAGCCGGGCCTGGACCTGCACGACCGCGACACGCTGCACGAGTTCGCGCTCGCCTACCTGTTCTTCGCGGCCGTGTTCGAGGGCACCTGGTTCTACAACGGCTTCTCGCCCGTGTTCGCGCTGCAGCGCCGCGGCCTGATGAAGGCCACCGCCCAGCAGTTCCAGTACATCATGCGCGACGAGGTGCTGCATTGCGGCTTCGGCATTCGCGTGATCCGGCAATTGCTCGAGGAGGAACACCTGCGTCTCGACCCGCACGCCGTGCAGCAGATCTGGGAGGAAGCCGAGGCGGCCGAGCGTGCCTATGCGCAGTACATCCTGCGCGATCCGATCCTCGGCTATTCGGCGGAACTGCACTGCGAGCAGTTCCGCTTCATCGCGAATCGCCGCGCCACCCAGTTGTCGATGCCGGCGCCGTTCCCCGGCGCGACCAATGCACTGCCCTGGCTCGACGAGCAGGCCAACCTGCGCAAGGAGAAAAACTTCTTCGAAACGCGCGTGACCGACTACCAATCGGGCGGCGCGCTGGACTGGCGCTGA
- a CDS encoding CinA family protein, protein MDTALRAVDFLKANEIVLTTAESCTGGLIAATLASVPGCGGCLDVGFVAYSPRGKAGFLGVRHETIDRHGLTSEAVAREMAEGALAAPGSIATLAVANTGLADGEHDGSPPHGTQCFAWSLRATDGKLSTFSETQRFSGSRNEIRQAAADYALARLAHYHALVQASRSEAG, encoded by the coding sequence ATGGACACTGCCCTGCGCGCCGTGGATTTCCTGAAGGCCAACGAGATCGTGCTGACCACGGCGGAATCCTGCACCGGCGGACTGATCGCGGCGACCCTGGCGTCGGTGCCGGGTTGCGGCGGCTGCCTCGACGTTGGTTTCGTGGCCTATTCGCCGCGCGGCAAGGCCGGATTCCTGGGCGTGCGGCACGAGACGATCGACCGCCACGGCCTCACCAGCGAGGCCGTGGCACGCGAGATGGCCGAGGGCGCACTCGCCGCTCCCGGTTCGATCGCCACGCTCGCGGTTGCCAACACCGGCCTGGCCGACGGCGAGCACGACGGAAGCCCGCCGCACGGCACGCAATGCTTCGCCTGGTCGCTCCGTGCCACCGACGGCAAGCTGAGCACGTTCAGCGAGACGCAACGCTTCTCGGGCTCGCGCAACGAGATACGCCAGGCCGCGGCGGACTACGCCCTGGCCCGCCTCGCCCACTATCACGCCCTGGTGCAAGCCAGCCGTTCCGAGGCCGGCTGA
- a CDS encoding alpha/beta hydrolase family protein, whose amino-acid sequence MRWMVTLVLTIICTCSLLAAPAAFNAGVVRLTVAGEAAPFDAMVFYPTREPEVPWQAGPFTVEATRNAAPAPGGRFPVVLISHGRGGGPLGHRELARALARAGFIAILPTHVGDASGYPRASSQARILIDRPRQAEAALNTVLADPRFSASADPGRIGMIGYSAGGYTALILAGAKPDFAFASAYCASHDDPGSCPRSVSSDGANGARSQAAVPAELADWQPPVDHRLKALVLMDPLAVMFEAPGLAAVRVPTLLYRPQDDSYLGAARNALAVVAGLPTPPAVHVVPGNHFVFIDPCPDSVAAGVALICRDAPGVDRVEIHRRIDQEVINFLRARL is encoded by the coding sequence ATGCGTTGGATGGTGACGCTTGTACTGACAATCATATGTACCTGTTCCTTGCTGGCTGCCCCCGCCGCCTTCAACGCAGGCGTCGTTCGTCTCACCGTGGCGGGCGAGGCGGCACCGTTCGACGCGATGGTCTTCTACCCCACGCGTGAGCCCGAGGTTCCATGGCAAGCGGGCCCGTTCACTGTCGAGGCGACGCGCAACGCAGCGCCGGCCCCGGGCGGCCGTTTTCCGGTTGTATTGATTTCACACGGCCGAGGCGGCGGCCCCCTCGGCCACCGCGAATTGGCCAGGGCGCTGGCCCGAGCCGGATTCATCGCGATCTTGCCGACGCATGTCGGTGACGCTTCGGGCTATCCCCGAGCGTCGTCGCAAGCCCGGATTCTGATCGATCGTCCGCGCCAGGCGGAGGCCGCACTGAATACGGTCCTTGCCGACCCGCGGTTTTCGGCGAGCGCCGACCCAGGCAGGATCGGCATGATCGGATACTCGGCTGGCGGCTACACCGCGCTGATTCTGGCGGGAGCGAAACCCGACTTCGCGTTCGCCAGCGCCTACTGCGCGAGCCACGACGACCCCGGCTCATGTCCGCGTTCGGTATCCAGCGATGGTGCGAACGGCGCTCGAAGCCAAGCGGCCGTACCGGCGGAACTGGCAGACTGGCAGCCGCCCGTCGACCACCGCCTGAAGGCCCTGGTGTTGATGGATCCACTGGCCGTGATGTTCGAGGCGCCCGGCTTGGCCGCCGTGCGCGTCCCGACGCTGCTGTATCGCCCGCAGGACGACAGCTATCTCGGCGCTGCGAGAAACGCCCTTGCCGTCGTGGCGGGCTTGCCCACCCCACCCGCCGTCCATGTCGTGCCCGGCAATCACTTCGTTTTCATCGATCCCTGTCCGGACTCGGTCGCAGCCGGCGTGGCACTGATCTGCCGGGATGCGCCCGGCGTCGATCGCGTGGAGATCCACCGCCGCATCGATCAGGAGGTCATAAACTTCCTGCGAGCCCGGCTATGA
- a CDS encoding PHB depolymerase family esterase, giving the protein MPRKKASVWFSGLDLLARLATVRPKPPRMARKPKPKPKRAKPRHPARAAPLGPRHAPPARAPGRWTRSFHSAPPLAGQFVNHLAYALYLPASATSAAGLPLLVMLHGCRQTVESFAAGTRICRLAERAGFAVLLPEQAKTAHAHRCWHWHQPPAHSEAPAIASLVAAMVREHGFDHERIHLAGMSAGAGLAAVLAVHHPALFAAVGLHSGPVFGAANSALSAMRVMRDGSREEPLRLIDTAVEVADHPGMPALVIHGELDAVVANRNATQLGTEFARLNRLLDAQGGLRAGERRTGRRDDVEYHDYLKAGRLVVRVAIVRGLGHAWSGGDPREPFHADCGPDASRMMWNFFRRQRRTTAGAAAPA; this is encoded by the coding sequence ATGCCCAGGAAAAAAGCCAGCGTCTGGTTCAGCGGCCTTGATCTACTTGCCAGACTCGCGACAGTCCGGCCGAAACCGCCGCGCATGGCGCGCAAGCCGAAGCCCAAGCCGAAACGCGCCAAGCCGCGCCATCCGGCGCGCGCCGCCCCACTGGGCCCGCGCCACGCGCCGCCGGCGCGCGCGCCGGGCCGCTGGACCCGTTCGTTCCACTCCGCGCCGCCGCTGGCCGGACAGTTCGTCAACCATCTCGCCTACGCGCTGTATCTGCCGGCGTCGGCAACGTCGGCGGCCGGCCTGCCGCTCCTGGTGATGCTGCACGGCTGCCGGCAGACCGTGGAATCGTTCGCGGCCGGCACGCGCATCTGCCGGCTCGCCGAGCGCGCCGGCTTCGCGGTGCTGCTGCCCGAGCAGGCGAAGACGGCGCACGCCCACCGCTGCTGGCATTGGCACCAGCCGCCCGCGCATTCCGAGGCGCCCGCCATCGCGTCGCTCGTCGCGGCGATGGTCCGCGAACACGGCTTCGACCACGAACGCATCCATCTGGCCGGCATGTCGGCGGGCGCCGGCCTCGCCGCAGTGCTCGCCGTGCATCACCCGGCACTGTTCGCCGCGGTGGGCCTGCACTCGGGCCCGGTGTTCGGCGCCGCGAATTCGGCGCTGAGCGCCATGCGCGTGATGCGCGACGGTAGCCGCGAGGAACCGCTGCGCCTGATCGACACAGCCGTCGAGGTGGCCGACCATCCCGGCATGCCGGCGCTCGTGATTCACGGCGAACTCGACGCGGTGGTCGCCAACCGCAACGCCACGCAGCTCGGCACCGAATTCGCGCGGCTCAATCGCCTGCTGGACGCGCAAGGCGGGCTGCGCGCCGGCGAGCGCCGCACCGGGCGGCGCGACGACGTCGAATACCACGACTACCTGAAAGCGGGCCGGCTGGTGGTGCGGGTGGCCATCGTGCGCGGCCTCGGCCACGCCTGGAGCGGCGGCGATCCGCGCGAGCCGTTCCACGCCGATTGCGGCCCCGACGCGAGCCGCATGATGTGGAATTTTTTTCGGCGTCAGCGGCGCACCACGGCCGGCGCGGCCGCGCCGGCATGA
- a CDS encoding helix-turn-helix transcriptional regulator, protein MQLRVSVQSSIRAQNGGLFVSKSADWVHPQRRLESYELVFVRQGVLHLREDDTEFEVQPGEALLLWPHRRHGGTRAAGRGLKFYWVHFTLASGTEDDLPDPLQVLQHTRVARPDQMSALFRQLVNDQELFGARSSTLAPIIALMLCELARSENAVAQQAGAASALAAKAEMVIQNKFAGDISASTIADELHCNPDYLGRVFRRAYGRTLTEALHARRVRHAAMLLAETGKSIGEIGQLCGFSDPAYFRRIFSRYQEMTPGAWRALHTRTHMNHT, encoded by the coding sequence ATGCAACTCAGGGTTTCGGTGCAGTCGTCGATACGCGCGCAGAACGGCGGACTTTTCGTTTCGAAAAGTGCCGATTGGGTCCATCCGCAGCGCAGGCTCGAGTCATACGAGCTGGTGTTCGTGCGCCAGGGCGTGCTGCACCTGCGTGAAGACGACACGGAGTTCGAGGTCCAGCCGGGCGAGGCGCTGCTGCTTTGGCCGCATCGGCGCCATGGGGGCACCCGCGCGGCCGGCCGCGGGCTCAAGTTCTACTGGGTGCATTTCACGCTGGCGTCCGGCACGGAAGACGACCTGCCGGACCCGTTGCAGGTGCTCCAGCACACACGCGTCGCGCGCCCTGACCAGATGAGCGCGCTGTTCCGCCAGTTGGTGAACGACCAAGAACTGTTCGGCGCCCGGTCGTCCACGCTTGCGCCCATCATTGCGCTGATGCTCTGCGAGCTGGCGCGCTCGGAGAATGCCGTGGCGCAACAGGCCGGTGCGGCTTCCGCACTCGCGGCCAAGGCCGAAATGGTCATCCAGAACAAATTCGCCGGCGACATCTCGGCGTCCACCATCGCCGACGAGTTGCACTGCAATCCCGACTATCTGGGGCGCGTGTTCCGCCGCGCCTATGGAAGAACGCTCACCGAGGCCTTGCACGCGCGGCGTGTGCGCCATGCCGCCATGCTGCTCGCGGAGACCGGAAAGAGCATCGGTGAAATCGGACAATTGTGCGGGTTCAGCGATCCGGCCTATTTTCGACGCATCTTTTCTCGCTACCAGGAAATGACGCCTGGCGCCTGGCGCGCATTGCATACCCGCACGCACATGAACCACACCTAG
- a CDS encoding DUF2934 domain-containing protein, which produces MSDEREDRVRERAYALWRADGSPEGLADAYWYRAQAELDAQPAAHGAAGVPLEDDDLLPPGKQVPRGSLRPQGR; this is translated from the coding sequence ATGAGCGATGAACGTGAAGACCGCGTGCGCGAGCGCGCCTACGCGTTGTGGCGTGCCGATGGCTCGCCCGAGGGACTGGCCGATGCCTACTGGTATCGGGCTCAGGCGGAGCTCGATGCGCAGCCGGCGGCGCATGGTGCCGCCGGCGTGCCGCTCGAGGACGACGATCTGCTGCCACCTGGCAAGCAAGTGCCGCGCGGCAGCCTGCGCCCGCAGGGAAGGTGA
- a CDS encoding HdeA/HdeB family chaperone produces MKKITMWYMAAALAGIATANVAFAQTAAKTISPAKMVCADFETLDDAYKPAVIYWATGVDKLGVRETDQITIDTAHPVAEQVTEECKATPKVKIVDKIRMMAKAGKLSIYKRN; encoded by the coding sequence ATGAAAAAGATCACCATGTGGTACATGGCAGCGGCGCTCGCCGGCATCGCGACGGCCAACGTGGCATTCGCGCAAACGGCCGCCAAGACGATCTCCCCCGCGAAGATGGTTTGCGCTGATTTCGAAACCCTTGACGATGCTTACAAACCAGCGGTCATTTACTGGGCAACGGGCGTCGACAAGCTGGGCGTGCGCGAAACCGACCAGATTACGATCGACACCGCGCATCCGGTCGCCGAGCAAGTCACTGAGGAATGCAAAGCGACGCCGAAAGTCAAGATCGTCGACAAGATCCGGATGATGGCGAAGGCGGGCAAGCTGAGCATCTACAAGCGTAATTGA
- a CDS encoding methyl-accepting chemotaxis protein, whose product MARRLQSQLGGEPALATHVANHIAAGDLTVDIGSAPAVSRSLLAAMQAMQANLTRMVADVRAVTQSVADAAGEIVGGNSELSTRSGQQAASLEETAASVTQLTETVKQNADNARQANALATQATNMADVGDTAVQRMVGSIEKISGSSNKISEITGVIESIAFQTNILALNAAVEAARAGEQGRGFAVVASEVRSLAQRSAAAAKEIKALIEASVTTIEDGARQANDVGTTVGEVRQAIKRVSDLIGEIAAASDEQSRGIEQVNQAVNQIEDITRRNADLFEQATGSAQSLERQAVRLTTAVSAFKLMA is encoded by the coding sequence ATGGCGAGACGGCTGCAGTCCCAGCTGGGCGGCGAGCCCGCGCTCGCCACGCATGTGGCCAACCATATCGCCGCGGGCGACCTGACCGTCGACATCGGCTCGGCACCCGCCGTCTCGCGGAGCCTGCTGGCGGCCATGCAGGCCATGCAGGCGAACCTGACGAGAATGGTGGCCGACGTGCGCGCCGTCACCCAGAGCGTGGCGGACGCGGCCGGCGAGATCGTCGGCGGCAACAGCGAGCTGTCGACGCGTTCCGGCCAGCAGGCCGCCTCGCTCGAGGAAACCGCGGCCAGCGTGACGCAGCTGACCGAGACGGTCAAACAGAACGCCGACAACGCGCGTCAAGCCAATGCGCTGGCCACCCAGGCCACGAACATGGCCGATGTCGGCGACACCGCCGTGCAGCGCATGGTCGGCTCGATCGAAAAGATCAGCGGCAGCTCGAACAAGATTTCCGAGATCACCGGCGTCATCGAGAGCATCGCGTTCCAGACCAATATCCTCGCGCTGAACGCCGCGGTGGAAGCGGCACGGGCCGGCGAACAGGGACGCGGGTTCGCGGTGGTGGCCAGCGAGGTACGCAGCCTCGCGCAGCGCTCGGCGGCGGCCGCCAAGGAGATCAAGGCGCTGATCGAAGCCTCGGTCACGACGATCGAGGACGGCGCCCGGCAGGCGAACGACGTCGGCACGACGGTGGGCGAGGTCAGGCAGGCGATCAAGCGCGTCTCCGATCTGATCGGCGAGATCGCGGCGGCCTCCGACGAGCAGAGCCGCGGCATCGAGCAGGTCAACCAGGCAGTCAACCAGATCGAGGACATCACGCGTCGCAACGCGGATCTGTTCGAGCAGGCCACCGGCTCGGCCCAGTCGCTCGAAAGGCAGGCGGTCCGGCTCACGACTGCCGTGTCGGCCTTCAAGCTGATGGCTTGA
- a CDS encoding STN domain-containing protein: MFRILAVLSICAALPVTVEAACQPGPVHYDYQPQRLDQALQDLAHRSGCFIQVSPELLAGKHAHALHGRYRPLPALTKLLQGTGLVAHATGSGLAVTQPAADTPKKSAIRQPQGSDS; encoded by the coding sequence ATGTTTCGGATTCTGGCTGTCTTGTCTATCTGCGCTGCGCTGCCGGTCACCGTGGAGGCTGCCTGCCAGCCCGGGCCGGTGCACTACGATTATCAGCCGCAAAGGCTCGATCAGGCCCTGCAAGATCTCGCGCATCGAAGCGGCTGTTTCATCCAGGTCAGCCCCGAGCTGCTTGCGGGCAAGCACGCGCATGCGCTCCATGGCCGCTACCGCCCTCTGCCTGCCTTGACCAAGCTGCTGCAAGGAACCGGCCTGGTGGCCCACGCCACGGGCAGCGGATTGGCGGTGACGCAGCCCGCCGCGGATACGCCGAAGAAGTCCGCGATCCGTCAGCCCCAGGGCTCGGACAGCTGA
- a CDS encoding glycoside hydrolase family 127 protein → MNQLNHAASRQVSIEDTFWRAYRHLVRGVVVPYQWEALNDRIADTEPSGAVRNFRIAAGEDEGAFTGMVFQDSDITKWLEAVAYLLAEQRDAELEQIADETIDLLARAQHDDGYLNTYFTIKAPGQRWTNLAECHELYCAGHLIEAAVAYWQATGKRKLLEVAERFVAHIDTVFGTEAGKLNGYPGHPEIELALMRLHEVSGNPRHLALARYFVEQRGARPHYYDIEYEKRGRVSHWDVHGRAWITTHKAYSQAHKPIAEQDAAVGHAVRLVYLYAGVAHLARVSGDAAKLNVCKAVWRNMVTRQMYVTGGIGAQVWGESFTCDYELPNDTAYTETCASVGLVFFARRMLEASRESGYADVLERALYNTVLAGIGLDGRSFFYVNPLETHPAGIRGNHKYEHVKPVRQRWFGCACCPPNVARLIASLDQYVYLVDDSIIYVNLYVAGEARLNAGTSRVTLRQQGNYPWRGDLRIVVEQADGFDGTIAVRLPDWCAAPEVRVNGDTVACSAAVDGYLHLPRVWHDGDTIELVLPMTVRRLTGHGKLRHAAGKVAVQRGPIVYCIEQADNGADLHALYLPRDAGFEVVDGAQIDASLAEKVVLQARGYRISHHESDDALYEFDAEAGDRVPQTLTFIPYFCWANRGEGEMRVWVNSD, encoded by the coding sequence ATGAATCAGCTCAATCATGCCGCATCGCGGCAGGTCAGCATCGAAGATACTTTCTGGCGCGCCTACCGGCATCTGGTACGCGGCGTGGTCGTGCCGTATCAATGGGAGGCGCTCAACGACCGGATCGCCGATACCGAACCCAGCGGCGCCGTTCGCAACTTCCGCATCGCCGCCGGTGAAGACGAAGGCGCGTTTACGGGAATGGTGTTCCAGGACAGCGACATCACGAAGTGGCTCGAAGCGGTGGCGTATCTGCTCGCCGAGCAGCGAGACGCCGAACTGGAGCAGATCGCCGACGAAACCATCGATCTGCTTGCGCGGGCGCAGCACGACGACGGCTACCTCAACACCTACTTCACGATCAAGGCCCCGGGGCAGCGCTGGACCAATCTGGCAGAATGTCACGAACTGTATTGCGCGGGCCATCTGATCGAAGCCGCCGTGGCCTATTGGCAGGCCACCGGCAAGCGCAAGCTGCTCGAGGTCGCCGAGCGTTTCGTCGCTCACATCGACACGGTGTTCGGCACCGAAGCGGGCAAGCTCAACGGCTATCCGGGTCATCCCGAGATCGAACTCGCGCTGATGCGCCTGCACGAGGTGAGCGGCAACCCGCGCCATCTGGCGCTCGCCCGCTACTTCGTCGAGCAGCGAGGCGCACGGCCGCATTACTACGATATCGAATACGAAAAGCGCGGGCGCGTGTCGCATTGGGACGTGCATGGCCGCGCCTGGATCACCACGCACAAGGCCTACAGCCAGGCACACAAGCCCATCGCAGAGCAGGACGCGGCCGTCGGACACGCGGTCCGGCTGGTCTATCTCTACGCGGGCGTCGCGCATCTCGCGCGCGTGAGCGGCGACGCGGCGAAGCTGAACGTCTGCAAGGCCGTCTGGCGCAATATGGTGACGCGGCAGATGTATGTAACGGGAGGGATCGGCGCGCAAGTGTGGGGCGAATCGTTTACCTGTGACTACGAACTGCCCAACGACACCGCGTACACGGAGACTTGCGCCTCCGTGGGCCTGGTTTTCTTTGCCCGCCGCATGCTCGAAGCGTCCCGCGAAAGCGGCTACGCCGACGTGCTGGAACGCGCGCTATACAACACCGTGCTCGCGGGGATCGGGCTCGACGGCCGCTCGTTCTTCTACGTCAATCCGCTGGAAACGCATCCCGCCGGCATACGCGGCAACCACAAGTACGAGCATGTGAAGCCGGTGCGGCAGCGCTGGTTCGGTTGCGCATGCTGCCCGCCGAATGTGGCCCGGCTCATCGCCTCGCTCGATCAGTACGTTTATCTCGTCGACGATTCGATCATCTACGTGAACCTCTACGTGGCGGGCGAAGCACGGCTTAACGCCGGCACGTCGCGCGTCACGCTGCGTCAGCAAGGCAACTATCCATGGCGGGGCGACCTGCGGATCGTGGTCGAGCAGGCCGACGGCTTCGACGGCACGATCGCGGTGCGGCTGCCGGACTGGTGCGCCGCGCCGGAGGTTCGGGTGAATGGCGATACGGTTGCGTGTTCCGCCGCCGTGGACGGTTATTTGCACTTGCCGCGCGTCTGGCACGACGGCGACACGATCGAACTCGTGCTGCCGATGACGGTGCGCCGCCTGACCGGCCACGGCAAGCTGCGGCACGCCGCAGGCAAGGTCGCCGTGCAGCGCGGGCCGATCGTCTACTGCATCGAGCAGGCGGACAACGGCGCCGACCTGCATGCCCTGTATCTGCCGCGTGACGCCGGGTTTGAAGTGGTCGACGGCGCGCAAATCGATGCGAGCCTGGCCGAAAAAGTCGTTCTGCAGGCGCGCGGCTATCGAATTTCGCATCACGAATCCGATGACGCGTTATATGAATTCGATGCCGAGGCTGGCGATCGCGTCCCGCAGACGCTGACCTTCATTCCGTATTTTTGCTGGGCGAATCGCGGCGAAGGAGAAATGCGCGTGTGGGTGAACAGCGACTGA